The proteins below come from a single Azospirillum sp. B510 genomic window:
- the hydA gene encoding dihydropyrimidinase yields MPQFDTVIRHGTLATASEMFAADLGVIGGRIAAIGTGLGPGAREIDAAGKLVLPGGVDGHCHLDQPTSDGSQSADDFETGTRSAACGGTTTVIPFACQFKGQSLRDAVTDYHRRADGKAVIDYAFHLIVSDPTDQLLGQDLPALIHDGYTSFKIYMTYDDMKLNDRQVLELLSVARRDGAMAMIHAENADFIGWLTDKLLAAGHSAPRHHADSRPMLVEREATHRAIAMAELADVPILIVHVSGREAIEQIHWAQGRGMRIYAETCPQYMVLTEHDLHGHGMEGAKCICSPPPRDKANQAVIWDALAGGIFHIVSSDHAPFRYQDPKGKMLHGANTPFNWIPNGVPGIETRLPILFSEGVKKGRISLQRFVELSSTNPAKMYGLHPRKGSLAIGADADIVIYDPDRKVTITNALLHHNVDYTPYEGLEVTGWPETVLSRGEVVVEKGACVARPGRGAFLRCDTPDLARPKVVTG; encoded by the coding sequence ATGCCGCAGTTCGATACCGTGATCCGCCATGGCACGCTGGCCACCGCCTCCGAAATGTTCGCCGCCGACCTCGGCGTGATCGGTGGCCGCATCGCCGCCATCGGCACCGGGCTGGGGCCGGGTGCCCGCGAGATCGACGCGGCCGGCAAGCTGGTGCTGCCCGGCGGCGTCGACGGTCATTGCCACCTCGACCAGCCGACCAGCGACGGCTCGCAGTCGGCCGACGATTTCGAGACCGGCACGCGTTCCGCGGCCTGTGGCGGCACCACGACGGTGATTCCCTTCGCCTGCCAGTTCAAGGGCCAGTCGCTGCGCGACGCGGTGACCGACTATCACCGCAGGGCCGACGGCAAGGCGGTGATCGACTACGCCTTCCACCTCATCGTCAGCGACCCGACCGACCAGCTTCTCGGCCAGGATCTGCCGGCGCTGATCCATGACGGCTACACGTCGTTCAAGATCTACATGACCTACGACGACATGAAGCTGAACGACCGGCAGGTGCTGGAACTGCTCAGCGTCGCCCGGCGCGACGGCGCCATGGCGATGATCCATGCCGAGAACGCCGACTTCATCGGCTGGCTTACCGACAAGCTGCTGGCCGCCGGTCATAGCGCGCCGCGCCATCACGCCGATTCCCGGCCGATGCTGGTCGAACGCGAGGCGACCCACCGCGCCATCGCCATGGCCGAGCTGGCCGACGTGCCGATCCTGATCGTCCATGTCTCGGGCCGCGAAGCCATCGAGCAGATCCATTGGGCGCAGGGCCGCGGCATGCGCATCTACGCCGAGACCTGTCCGCAATACATGGTGCTGACCGAGCATGACCTGCACGGCCACGGCATGGAGGGGGCGAAGTGCATCTGCTCCCCGCCGCCGCGCGACAAGGCCAACCAGGCGGTGATCTGGGACGCTCTGGCCGGCGGAATTTTCCACATCGTGTCGTCCGACCATGCGCCCTTCCGCTACCAGGACCCCAAGGGCAAGATGCTGCACGGCGCGAACACGCCCTTCAACTGGATCCCCAACGGCGTGCCGGGCATCGAGACGCGGTTGCCGATCCTGTTCTCCGAAGGGGTGAAGAAGGGCCGCATCAGCCTACAGCGCTTCGTCGAACTGTCGTCGACCAACCCCGCCAAGATGTATGGCCTGCACCCGCGCAAGGGTAGCCTCGCCATCGGTGCCGACGCCGACATCGTGATCTACGACCCCGACCGCAAGGTGACCATCACCAACGCCCTGCTGCATCACAATGTCGACTACACGCCCTATGAGGGGCTGGAGGTGACCGGCTGGCCGGAGACGGTACTGTCGCGCGGCGAGGTGGTGGTGGAGAAGGGCGCCTGCGTGGCCCGGCCCGGCCGCGGCGCCTTCCTGCGTTGCGACACGCCGGATCTGGCGCGGCCGAAGGTCGTCACCGGTTGA
- a CDS encoding amino acid ABC transporter permease gives MGYVWDFFAVARNADILLAGLGQTLLLSFCGIVAGVAIGGVLAAMRLSGRRSLSWPALAFTEFYRNTPPLVHFFWFFYGLPMAFGLTLPPFAAALAALGIQSAAFFAEVFRGGILSVERGQWEAGRALGMGRARLMRRIILPQAARRMAAPFVERSFELVKTTTLAAALAFHETIYSAMVIVTQTYRPLEVYTVVAGLFFIVLFSASQLAEWLEARGRRAGAR, from the coding sequence ATGGGCTATGTCTGGGATTTCTTCGCCGTCGCCCGCAACGCCGACATCCTGCTGGCCGGGCTGGGGCAGACGTTGCTGTTGTCGTTCTGCGGCATAGTGGCCGGCGTGGCGATCGGCGGCGTGCTGGCGGCGATGCGCCTGTCGGGCCGGCGGTCGCTGTCCTGGCCGGCGCTGGCCTTCACCGAATTCTACCGCAACACCCCGCCGCTGGTGCATTTCTTCTGGTTCTTCTACGGCCTGCCGATGGCGTTCGGGCTGACCCTGCCGCCTTTCGCCGCCGCCCTGGCGGCGCTGGGCATCCAGTCCGCCGCCTTCTTCGCAGAGGTGTTCCGTGGCGGCATCCTGTCGGTCGAACGGGGCCAGTGGGAGGCCGGCCGGGCGCTCGGCATGGGGCGGGCGCGGCTGATGCGGCGGATCATCCTGCCCCAGGCCGCCCGCCGGATGGCGGCGCCCTTCGTCGAACGCAGCTTCGAACTGGTGAAGACCACGACGCTGGCCGCGGCGCTGGCTTTCCACGAGACGATCTACAGCGCCATGGTGATCGTCACCCAGACCTACCGCCCTCTTGAGGTCTACACGGTGGTCGCCGGACTTTTCTTCATCGTCCTGTTCTCCGCCAGCCAGCTCGCCGAGTGGCTGGAGGCGCGCGGCCGCCGGGCGGGAGCGCGATGA
- a CDS encoding aliphatic sulfonate ABC transporter substrate-binding protein codes for MTARLSRRAALTGLALATAALGLPTVPRAAEKVGEIRLDYAYYNPVSLILKEKGFLEEELKKDGIAVRWVLSLGSNKALEFLNAGSLDFGSTAGAAALIARINGNPIKSVYVYSKPEWTALVTGPNSPITSVADLKGKRIAVTRGTDPHIFLVRALAEAKLTDKDVKLVLLQHQDGRLALEKGDVDAWAGLDPLMAQAELDNGARLFHRNAAANSWGVLNVRESFAKDHPELVGRVLRAYEKARAHALANPQELKATIAAAAKLSEAVATRQLERTDLSHSLIGEAQAATILEAGLALQQAGVLAADVDVKANVAALIDPSFAKAAIP; via the coding sequence TTGACCGCCCGCCTCTCCCGCCGCGCCGCCCTGACCGGCCTCGCCCTCGCCACGGCGGCCCTCGGCCTGCCGACTGTCCCCCGCGCTGCCGAAAAGGTCGGCGAAATCCGCCTCGACTACGCCTATTACAACCCGGTCAGCCTGATCCTGAAGGAAAAGGGCTTCCTGGAGGAGGAGCTGAAGAAGGACGGCATCGCGGTCCGCTGGGTGCTCAGCCTGGGCTCCAACAAGGCGCTGGAATTCCTCAACGCCGGCAGTCTCGATTTCGGTTCCACCGCCGGGGCGGCGGCGTTGATCGCGCGGATCAACGGCAACCCGATCAAGTCGGTCTACGTCTATTCCAAGCCGGAATGGACGGCGCTGGTCACCGGCCCGAACAGCCCGATCACTTCCGTCGCCGACCTGAAAGGCAAGCGGATCGCCGTCACCCGCGGCACCGATCCGCACATCTTCCTGGTTCGCGCCCTGGCCGAAGCCAAGTTGACCGACAAGGACGTGAAGCTGGTGCTGCTCCAGCATCAGGACGGCCGGCTGGCGCTGGAAAAGGGCGACGTCGATGCCTGGGCCGGGCTCGACCCGCTGATGGCGCAGGCCGAACTCGACAACGGCGCCAGACTGTTCCACCGCAACGCCGCCGCCAACAGTTGGGGCGTGCTGAATGTCCGAGAGAGCTTCGCCAAGGATCACCCGGAATTGGTCGGCCGCGTGCTGCGCGCCTACGAAAAGGCCCGCGCCCACGCGCTCGCCAACCCGCAGGAGCTGAAAGCCACCATCGCGGCCGCCGCCAAGCTGTCGGAGGCGGTGGCGACCCGCCAGCTCGAACGGACCGACCTCAGCCATTCTCTCATCGGCGAGGCACAGGCCGCGACCATCCTGGAGGCCGGGTTGGCCTTGCAGCAGGCCGGCGTCCTGGCGGCCGACGTCGATGTGAAGGCCAACGTCGCCGCGCTGATCGACCCGTCCTTCGCCAAAGCCGCCATCCCGTAA
- a CDS encoding transporter substrate-binding domain-containing protein, with protein MDEIRIQRRGALGAIMLTGAGAGASLVAAASGPAAAQQPADTLQQVRNRGELRIGAPPGEPWFFKDQRSGEWKGIGWGAGVALAEELGVKPVAVETTWGTAVAGLQAGQFDVLFAMDATPQRALAVDFPVQPMFYYALGVLARDGLAAKSWNDLDKPDVRIGVVLGTSPDRELTVRLTNAKLERFPNIDEVGAAFVSGRVDAVSLFHPALVMLRSRVKRGTVLLPDPIRAASTSAGVRRDVDKSWRDWVGVAIQSLYESGRIQKIYEEFLAFRGIDPKDAPALLREQWSRS; from the coding sequence ATGGACGAAATCAGGATTCAGCGGCGCGGTGCGCTCGGTGCGATCATGCTGACCGGCGCGGGGGCTGGGGCCTCGCTCGTCGCGGCCGCCTCGGGGCCGGCGGCGGCTCAACAGCCTGCCGATACCCTCCAGCAGGTTCGCAACCGTGGCGAACTGCGGATCGGCGCGCCGCCCGGCGAGCCGTGGTTCTTCAAGGACCAGCGGTCGGGAGAATGGAAGGGCATCGGCTGGGGCGCCGGTGTCGCCCTGGCCGAGGAGCTTGGCGTCAAGCCGGTCGCCGTCGAGACGACCTGGGGAACCGCGGTCGCCGGGCTCCAGGCGGGCCAGTTCGACGTGCTGTTCGCCATGGACGCCACTCCCCAGCGTGCGCTCGCCGTCGATTTCCCGGTCCAGCCGATGTTCTACTATGCGCTGGGCGTCCTGGCCCGCGACGGTCTGGCCGCGAAGAGCTGGAACGACCTCGACAAGCCCGATGTGCGCATCGGCGTCGTGCTCGGCACCTCGCCGGACCGTGAACTGACCGTCCGCCTGACCAATGCGAAGCTGGAGCGTTTTCCCAACATCGACGAGGTGGGGGCCGCTTTCGTCTCCGGCCGCGTCGACGCGGTCTCGCTGTTCCATCCGGCGCTGGTCATGCTGCGCAGCCGTGTGAAGCGCGGAACCGTGCTGTTGCCCGACCCGATCCGTGCCGCCTCGACCAGTGCCGGCGTGCGTCGCGACGTGGACAAGTCGTGGCGCGACTGGGTTGGCGTCGCCATCCAGTCGCTTTATGAATCGGGCCGGATCCAGAAGATTTACGAGGAGTTCCTCGCCTTCCGCGGGATCGACCCCAAGGACGCTCCGGCGCTCTTGCGCGAGCAATGGTCCCGCAGCTGA
- a CDS encoding DUF3830 family protein — protein sequence MDALTITAGPFTFGARFETAAAPKTCAKFRSLLPYEGQIVHVRWSGEGVWIPLGETDFGLGYENHTSHPAPGQFILYPGGISETEILLAYGGVQFSSKMGQLAGNHFITITEGLENLAELGKRTLWQGAQPIRFDLAR from the coding sequence ATGGACGCCCTGACCATCACCGCCGGCCCTTTCACCTTCGGCGCCCGTTTCGAGACGGCCGCCGCCCCGAAGACCTGCGCCAAGTTCCGCAGCCTGCTGCCCTATGAGGGACAGATCGTCCATGTCCGCTGGAGCGGCGAAGGCGTGTGGATCCCGCTGGGCGAAACCGATTTCGGCCTTGGCTACGAGAACCACACCAGCCACCCGGCGCCGGGCCAGTTCATCCTCTATCCCGGCGGCATCAGCGAGACCGAGATCCTGCTGGCCTATGGCGGCGTCCAGTTCTCGAGCAAGATGGGCCAACTCGCCGGCAACCACTTCATCACCATCACCGAGGGGCTGGAGAATCTGGCGGAACTCGGCAAGCGCACCCTATGGCAGGGCGCGCAGCCCATCCGCTTCGACCTGGCCCGCTGA
- a CDS encoding amino acid ABC transporter permease, with product MPTITMPELQFGEVFANIDLLLEACGLTLALWAVALAAGLSGGLLVGLARISPRRWVAWPARGFVELFRNTPVLVQLIWFYYALPVLSGIQLPAFAAAALALSLNASAYYAEIYRGGIQSVPAGQWEAGRALGMGRVRLLRRIILPLAVRRMVPAFTNRAVELAKNTSVASIITVHELMYTARLFSSQNYIPMETFTVVAMIYFLLIYPFTLASYALERRFAAGRA from the coding sequence ATGCCGACGATCACGATGCCGGAGCTTCAGTTCGGCGAGGTCTTCGCCAACATCGACCTGCTTTTGGAAGCCTGTGGCCTGACGCTGGCGCTGTGGGCGGTGGCGCTTGCCGCCGGCCTGTCCGGCGGCCTGCTCGTGGGGCTCGCCCGTATCTCGCCGCGTCGCTGGGTCGCCTGGCCGGCGCGCGGATTCGTCGAGCTGTTCCGCAACACGCCGGTCCTGGTCCAGCTCATCTGGTTCTACTACGCGCTGCCGGTGCTGAGCGGCATCCAGCTGCCGGCCTTCGCCGCCGCCGCGCTGGCCCTGAGCCTGAACGCCTCGGCCTATTACGCCGAGATCTACCGCGGCGGCATCCAGTCGGTTCCGGCCGGGCAGTGGGAGGCGGGCCGGGCGCTCGGCATGGGGCGGGTGCGGCTGCTGCGCCGCATCATCCTGCCCCTGGCGGTGCGGCGCATGGTCCCGGCCTTCACCAACCGCGCGGTCGAACTCGCGAAGAACACCTCGGTCGCCTCGATCATCACCGTGCATGAGCTGATGTATACGGCGCGGCTGTTCAGCAGCCAGAACTACATTCCCATGGAAACCTTCACCGTCGTGGCCATGATCTATTTCCTGCTGATCTATCCCTTCACGCTGGCATCCTATGCGCTGGAACGGCGCTTCGCGGCGGGCCGGGCATGA
- a CDS encoding aminotransferase class IV: MRLTGKGAQTPQDDHRNDGVLIWLNGRLVPRAQATVSIFDAGFGLGDGVWEGIRYVDGRFVFLDDHLGRLEAGAKAIALDIGLSRDGVREALQQTIDANGMTDGVHIRLMVTRGEKTTIHQDPRNALGRPTIAIVAEHKLPDPQVKRDGLALATTPVRCSPPDMFDMRLNSHSRLNLIQALLPAIAAGAQEALMLDPHGFVSSCNSTNLFFVSGGTVLTSTGRYCFNGITRQKVLDLCAAHGIPLRQADFTLAEAYASEEAFVTGTFGGITPVSRLDGRPFGGAGRPVTERLCTLYEALTRSS, encoded by the coding sequence ATGCGACTCACCGGCAAAGGCGCGCAGACGCCGCAGGACGACCACCGCAACGACGGGGTGCTGATCTGGCTGAACGGCCGGCTGGTTCCGCGCGCGCAAGCCACCGTTTCCATCTTCGACGCCGGCTTCGGGCTGGGCGACGGGGTATGGGAAGGCATCCGCTATGTCGATGGGCGCTTCGTCTTCCTCGACGATCATCTCGGGCGGCTGGAGGCGGGGGCGAAGGCCATCGCGCTCGACATCGGCCTGTCGCGCGATGGAGTGCGCGAGGCGCTGCAACAGACCATCGACGCCAACGGCATGACCGACGGCGTCCATATCCGCCTGATGGTCACGCGCGGCGAGAAGACGACCATCCATCAGGATCCGCGCAACGCGCTGGGCCGCCCGACCATCGCCATCGTCGCCGAGCACAAGCTGCCCGACCCGCAGGTGAAGCGCGACGGGCTGGCGCTCGCCACCACGCCGGTGCGTTGCAGCCCGCCGGACATGTTCGACATGCGGCTCAATTCGCACAGCCGGCTCAACCTCATCCAGGCCCTGCTTCCCGCTATCGCCGCCGGCGCGCAGGAGGCGCTGATGCTCGACCCACACGGCTTCGTGTCGAGTTGCAACTCCACCAACCTGTTCTTCGTGTCGGGCGGGACGGTGCTGACCTCGACCGGGCGCTACTGCTTCAACGGGATCACCCGGCAGAAGGTGCTCGACCTTTGCGCGGCACACGGGATTCCGCTGCGGCAGGCCGATTTCACCCTGGCCGAGGCCTATGCCAGCGAGGAGGCCTTCGTCACCGGCACCTTCGGCGGCATCACGCCGGTATCGCGATTGGACGGACGTCCCTTTGGCGGAGCCGGACGGCCGGTGACCGAGCGGCTTTGCACCCTCTACGAAGCGTTGACGCGGTCGTCATGA
- a CDS encoding amino acid ABC transporter ATP-binding protein, whose amino-acid sequence MTTADDVVLRVEDLHKSFGSTEVLKGIDLSVRRGERIAILGSSGSGKSTLLRCLNVLEMPTRGRLILDGEAVGRPAANGGTRYREAELNRLRARVGMVFQQFNLFPHMTALENVMEGPLSVLGRSKAEARATAQRHLERVGLGGKADAHPARLSGGQQQRVAIARALAMDPEVLLFDEPTSSLDPELVGEVLGVINDLSEDGRTMLLVTHELGFAYHFATRILFLHEGRILEDGPPDQVLKSPREERTRRFLDRFTAFRF is encoded by the coding sequence ATGACGACGGCCGACGACGTCGTGTTGCGGGTCGAGGACCTGCACAAGAGCTTCGGCTCCACCGAGGTGCTGAAGGGCATCGACCTTTCGGTTCGCCGGGGCGAACGCATCGCGATCCTCGGTTCCAGCGGATCCGGCAAGAGCACGCTCCTGCGCTGCCTGAACGTGTTGGAGATGCCGACCAGGGGCCGCCTGATCCTCGACGGGGAGGCGGTGGGCAGGCCGGCGGCCAACGGCGGCACCCGGTATCGCGAGGCCGAGCTGAACCGCCTGCGGGCGCGTGTCGGCATGGTCTTCCAGCAGTTCAACCTGTTCCCCCACATGACCGCGCTGGAGAATGTGATGGAAGGGCCGCTGTCGGTGCTCGGCCGCTCGAAGGCAGAGGCGCGGGCGACGGCGCAGCGGCATCTGGAGCGGGTCGGTCTCGGCGGGAAGGCCGACGCCCATCCGGCCCGCCTGTCCGGCGGCCAGCAGCAGCGTGTCGCCATCGCCCGTGCCCTGGCGATGGACCCGGAGGTGTTGCTGTTCGACGAGCCGACCTCGTCGCTCGATCCGGAGCTGGTGGGGGAGGTGCTCGGCGTCATCAACGACCTGTCGGAGGACGGGCGGACCATGCTGCTGGTGACGCATGAGCTGGGCTTCGCCTATCACTTCGCCACCCGCATCCTGTTCCTGCACGAAGGCCGCATCCTGGAGGACGGCCCGCCCGACCAGGTGCTGAAATCCCCGCGCGAGGAACGCACGCGGCGTTTCCTCGACCGTTTCACCGCTTTCCGATTCTGA